Proteins encoded within one genomic window of Setaria italica strain Yugu1 chromosome IV, Setaria_italica_v2.0, whole genome shotgun sequence:
- the LOC101785505 gene encoding transcription factor bHLH144 encodes MQGDPGYGYGGYGYGYGYGYGAGAGGYDYDVAGYGGGGAYYTANDRYPAAPAAYGNPLSGRRQHDFPAPLTGLEFQPSDTCPKNYVIFDQTYDRSRVMFHPSLANKIGSSGGGYDYDHCCYGYDQNYAGKSAYYGCGDDGGAASIRQKEDTDEIDALMSTEDGEDEDDVLSTGRTPGCRAGGSPDSTCSSEYGASGSGRKHETGGGGGEKKKERMKKMVRTLKGIIPGGDRMDTPAVLDEAVRYLKSLKVEVKKLGARGSSS; translated from the coding sequence ATGCAGGGAGACCCCGGATACGGGTACGGTGGCTACGGGTACGGGTACGGCTATGgctacggcgccggcgccggtggctaTGACTACGACGTGGCCGGCTACGGTGGTGGAGGCGCGTACTACACGGCCAACGACCGGTaccccgccgcgccggctgcCTATGGGAACCCGCTGTCCGGTCGGAGGCAGCACGACTTCCCGGCGCCACTCACGGGCCTGGAGTTCCAGCCGTCGGACACCTGCCCCAAGAACTATGTCATCTTCGACCAGACGTACGACCGGAGCCGGGTCATGTTCCACCCCTCCTTGGCCAACAAGATCGGCTCGTCCGGTGGCGGGTACGACTACGACCACTGCTGCTACGGCTACGATCAGAACTACGCCGGCAAGAGCGCCTACTACGGCTGCGGAGATGACGGCGGCGCTGCCTCAATTCGGCAGAAAGAGGACacggacgagatcgacgcgctGATGAGCACGGAGGACGgtgaggacgaggacgacgtgCTGAGCACTGGCCGCACGCCTGGGTGCCGCGCCGGGGGATCCCCAGACTCCACGTGCTCGTCCGAGTACGGGGCTAGCGGCAGCGGGCGGAAGCACGAgaccggtggcggaggcggcgagaagaagaaggagcggatgaagaagatggtgcGGACGCTCAAGGGGATCATCCCCGGCGGCGACCGGATGGACACGCCGGCCGTCCTCGACGAGGCCGTGAGGTACCTCAAGTCGCTCAAGGTGGAGGTCAAGAAGCTCGGCGCGCGCGGGTCAAGCAGTTAG